In Halanaerobiales bacterium, the DNA window AGGGCTTTTCCCTCGCGACAGTATAAATAATATCATTGTCTAAACGATTTGTCAAGAGCAAAATTCCTCTTTTATTATCTTTTTCATTTTTTCCAAAGCATTAGCTCGATGGCTTATTTTATTCTTTATTTCTGGAGCTAATTCAGCCATAGTTTTCCCTTTGCTTTCTACAAAGAAGAGAGGATCATAACCAAAGCCATTCTCACCACGAGGGGTCTTAAGAATTCTTCCTTCACAATTACCATCAACTGTTTTATGGTAATCATTGTGCGGATCATAAATTGCCATTACACATCTGAATCTGGCAGTTCTCTTTTCTTTTTCCACATCTTCTAATTCTTTTAATAGCTTTTTGTTATTCTCTTCATCAGTTGCATTTTTACCAGAAAATCTTGCAGAATAAATCCCAGGTTTTCCATTAAGATAATCCACTTCCAAACCTGAATCATCGGCTAAAGTAATTAAATTAGTTTTCTTAGCACTAACTCTGGCCTTTTTTAGTGCATTTTCGGAAAAAGTTTCACCATCTTCTTTTATATTCATTAATTCTGGAAAATTATCCAGTCCAATAATTTCAAAATTAAAGTCTTTAAGTTGAGCTCTAACTTCTTTAATTTTACCTTTGTTGGTACTTGCAATTAGTAGTTTTTCCATTAGGCATTAACTTCCTTTAAACTCATTTTTTGTTTTTCTATTAAATCATTAATCCCTTTTTCTGCTAAGTCAAGCAATTTTGTCATTTCATCTCTAGTAAAAGGATCTTCTTCAGCTGTACCCTGCACCTCTACTACTTCACCTTTTCCGGTCATAACTACATTCATATCAACCTGAGCAGCAAAATCCTCTTCATAACATAAATCCAAAATTGGTTCTCCATTTACAATTCCTGAACTAACAGCAGCTAAATAATCAGTAAGTGGTGATTCATCCACAATATTTTTATCAATCATATAATTTACTGCATCTACTAAAGCTACATAAGCTCCTGTTACAGAAGCTGTTCTTGTACCACCATCAGCCTGAATAACATCACAATCAACCCAGAGTGTTCTTTCACCTATTTTATCTAAATCAATAATTGCTCTAAGTGAGCGTCCAATTAAACGTTGAATTTCCTTTGTTCGACCACTAACTTTACCTTTAGATGAAGCTCTAATAGATCTGGAAGGTGTAGAAGCAGGAAGTAAAGAATATTCAGCTGTCAACCAACCCTGACCTTTACCTCTTAAAAAATATGGTACCCCATCTTCCACAGATACAGTACAAATAACTTTTGTATCACCAGTTTCCATTAAAACAGACCCTTCAGCAAATTTAGTATAATTTCTAGTTATATTAACTTCACGTAACTCATCTTCATTTCTTTTTCTTTTATATGACATAAAAAACCCCTTTCATTTGTTTATAATTTACTTAATTCAAATTGACTTCTTTCTTCCCCAACTAAACCAGCTAATAGATAAAAACCTGTTTTAGGTTCTATTTTAAATTCTGAAAGTAAATGAAAATCTTTGATATCACCGGTTCTTTTCATGTGAATTCTGGGACCGGTACAAACATATTTATAATCTCCAATTTGAATATGTTGCTCATCAATATATTTAACTTCAAGATTTTTTTCGATCATTATTTTAACTTCTTCTTCAATTTTTTCTATAGAAAAATCTGGCTTGTTTTCAAATTGAAGTACAAAACCACTTTTCACATCACTATGTAAGGGAGGTCTCATATAACCCCTTTTTTCAATAGAAAATGCTGTCAGATCTTCTGCTGTGTGCGCCATTCTTCTATATTTTATAGATTCAAAAACAATTTTTTTGATTTCTTCTGAACTGGGACCAAAAACTCCAGGCCTTGTAACCAAAACTTCTTCCCCTATTCCAATTAGAAGTTCAGGAAAAGTATCTAAATGATCAGCTATTAAATCATAATGTTCAACAATAACTCTTCTTCCTTTTTTAATTGCATCTTTTATAGCTTTAGCTATCTCCCAGGGTTGATTGAATGCTGTTTCAAAACGAACATCTACATGATAGGCATGAGTTGTATATTCTCCATCTTTATAATCACTCAAAAGAGGTAGTGGTCTAATATTAATTCCTTCATCATCATTTGTCAGTATTAAACCTGGAAACATACCTCTAATTATCAAAGATTTACCTGCTCCTGCCTCACCAATCATTCCAATCAATTTGTCATTTGCTCTAAGATGAGTTTGAGCAATATGGTCACCTAGAACTGTAAGACGATTTTTTCCCCTTGGAGCATAATAAACAGAATGTGCAAAACTTTCGGTAGTCATAAAATTTCCCTTCTTTTTAACCTTTTAATAATCCTTTTCCAATCGCATAAATATCATCAATTGCCATTTGAAACCCAGCATCTTTTTCTTCTTTTATAGCTCTTTCCTCAATTTTGCCTCTATGGAATTGCTTTATTTCTTGACTGAAAGGTAATTTACCAAAGTTAAGGTAACGAACTGCTCCATTAATATCTCTGGCAGGTAACATTTTACCAGAATTATATTTACTTGGAGAGAAAGGAATATCCAAAACACCTGATTCAAAAGCTTTTACCGCCCCTTGAGCCAGATCCCCATCTCCTAATTTCAAAACTTTATCTATAATTTCTCTGACTTCCTTTTTAATCATTTCTTTTTCTAATTCATATTCTGCTGATTTATCAAAACTTTGATCTTCCAACATCTTAATTATCTGCTTGGTATTTACTAACCCGGCTACATTTGCTTCTTTATCAGGAGATTTTAAAGCTTCCTGGGGAGTTTTAACTAATACCTTTGTTACATTAGAAAGAGCAGCAGTAGTAGCACCTAAACCGATAATTCCATAGGCCTTTGCTTCCTCCTGCGGAAATCCACCTAACCATTGATGGAAAACTGTTGTTATTTCAACATCTTCATGTTCATATTTTTTTAGATATTCATCACCTAGTTCCTGCAAACTATGAATAGCAGCGACATCCTGCCTTAGATTACCATTTTGGCCATAACCTAAACTTATATATTTTACACCCTGTTCAGCTGCAAGTAAAGCCTCAATTATACTAACACTATGAGAAATGGCCGGTGGAACAAGAGTTCCAGTAAGAGGTCCAAAATGTTCTCTATTAATATTTACTCCATTTTCTTCATAAAAACCTACTAATCTATCTACATACTGCCAATATTTGATAGTTTTCTCTAAAGAAACTTTTTTAGCATAAGGTAAATTATAAGATATACCCCCACCTTCAAA includes these proteins:
- a CDS encoding methylaspartate mutase subunit E, coding for MNLRNEKIEIDKFFNLRDDILSKWNTGNKVDLDEVLDYYSNYPEEKFVINKMLKAKREAKTLIQPRAGIAIPDKFIELLNFLEKEGKADILPVTIDSYTRQNKYKEAQKGLKESKELGRSMLDGFPAVNHGINICRKIVDEINAPAQIRHGTPDARLLAEITLAGGFTDFEGGGISYNLPYAKKVSLEKTIKYWQYVDRLVGFYEENGVNINREHFGPLTGTLVPPAISHSVSIIEALLAAEQGVKYISLGYGQNGNLRQDVAAIHSLQELGDEYLKKYEHEDVEITTVFHQWLGGFPQEEAKAYGIIGLGATTAALSNVTKVLVKTPQEALKSPDKEANVAGLVNTKQIIKMLEDQSFDKSAEYELEKEMIKKEVREIIDKVLKLGDGDLAQGAVKAFESGVLDIPFSPSKYNSGKMLPARDINGAVRYLNFGKLPFSQEIKQFHRGKIEERAIKEEKDAGFQMAIDDIYAIGKGLLKG
- a CDS encoding alanine-tRNA synthetase second additional domain-containing protein, whose translation is MTTESFAHSVYYAPRGKNRLTVLGDHIAQTHLRANDKLIGMIGEAGAGKSLIIRGMFPGLILTNDDEGINIRPLPLLSDYKDGEYTTHAYHVDVRFETAFNQPWEIAKAIKDAIKKGRRVIVEHYDLIADHLDTFPELLIGIGEEVLVTRPGVFGPSSEEIKKIVFESIKYRRMAHTAEDLTAFSIEKRGYMRPPLHSDVKSGFVLQFENKPDFSIEKIEEEVKIMIEKNLEVKYIDEQHIQIGDYKYVCTGPRIHMKRTGDIKDFHLLSEFKIEPKTGFYLLAGLVGEERSQFELSKL
- a CDS encoding XTP/dITP diphosphatase produces the protein MEKLLIASTNKGKIKEVRAQLKDFNFEIIGLDNFPELMNIKEDGETFSENALKKARVSAKKTNLITLADDSGLEVDYLNGKPGIYSARFSGKNATDEENNKKLLKELEDVEKEKRTARFRCVMAIYDPHNDYHKTVDGNCEGRILKTPRGENGFGYDPLFFVESKGKTMAELAPEIKNKISHRANALEKMKKIIKEEFCS
- the rph gene encoding ribonuclease PH, encoding MSYKRKRNEDELREVNITRNYTKFAEGSVLMETGDTKVICTVSVEDGVPYFLRGKGQGWLTAEYSLLPASTPSRSIRASSKGKVSGRTKEIQRLIGRSLRAIIDLDKIGERTLWVDCDVIQADGGTRTASVTGAYVALVDAVNYMIDKNIVDESPLTDYLAAVSSGIVNGEPILDLCYEEDFAAQVDMNVVMTGKGEVVEVQGTAEEDPFTRDEMTKLLDLAEKGINDLIEKQKMSLKEVNA